ggaggagaagagaagagaagagaagatggGGCTTACATCATGCCGTCCGCCGTGCTCCTCTGAGCCAGGTCGCCGGCCGCCGGAGGGCGCGCTCCTTGCCGGCTGCTGCGTGCGGGGCGGAGTtacgttttttttttgagaaaaaatagGGCAGAGTTTCGTGAGGGCCAACCTGGGCCGTGGCCCGCCAAAGCAAGCCTTCTTGGAGCAGAAGAACAACTCGTTCCTAGGCCCAAGCCCACACCTGTCACAGAGTTCGACGAGATAGCAGCCCAGCGCCCCGCGCCCAGGAGCTCACAACCCTCGCAGCACTCAGCACACCGCAgccgccggccggccgccgccccACGGGTGACCGTCACGCCGCCGCCCACCGTCCACCGTCCACCGGCGCACGCCAGCCGCCGCCCACGGCCACCCCTATAGATTCGGAGACCGGCTCGCCTCCCCGTCACCATCCATCCACGCGTTCCCCTTCCCACCTCCCCCGCCAGGCCAAGCCGCCGCCACCCTTCCCCGTCGTCCCGCCAAAACCCTAGCGAAAAATTCCCCATTCCCTCCACGAAAGATTCAAACCCCGCCCACAATTTTCAATCCTCCTCCCGCCGGACCCGATCCCACCCCCACCTACCCACCCGAGAAAACTACCCATTAAAATCCCTCCCGGATGCGCTCCATTTCTTCCGCCATGAGGTCGCTCCTCCTCTCCGgcccctcctcccccgccttccTCCCCCGCGCCACCGCCCTCTGCCCGCTCCTCTCGCTCCCTTTCCGGCCGGATCTTTCCCGCCCCAGGCCCCTCGCCCCCCCGGCTCGGTCTCTCTCTAAGAAGGCagcgccgacggcggcggcggccaggacTCGGTTAGACGGCCGTGTTCCGGCGATGGAGGCCCGGGAAGCGCAGTCCGGCGAGATTCACGTCATCGTCGGCCCCATGTTCGCTGGCAAGACCACCGCGCTTCTCCGCCGTGTCCAGGCCGAGGCCGGCACCGGCAGGTACTCACCCCCGTCCAGTCTCCCCTCTCTTGTTTACTGATTCATTTCGCTGACTGCCAGTGAACCCCGGTTCCTGTCAGTCAGTCAGGGTTTCTGATAAGACCAAAGAAAAATCAACGCTCAGAAGAGTGTGTATTaagccaagtactccctccgtaaactaatataaaagcgtttagaatactaaagtagtgatctaaacactcttatattagtttacagagggagtagtatataataCTAATCTCCTTCTTATATAAATCTAATTGTCAATAGCTTGCATAGAAAACTGGTGGCCTGTCAGAGGTTCGCTGGTCACTGATGGAATAATTCATGATCTTGGCTAAGTATATAATAACTAATCCTCTTCTTAGTATAACTCTAATTGTCAATAGCTTGCATAGAAAACTGGTGGCCTGTCGGAGTTTCACTGGTCAGTGATGGCATAATCAATGATCTTAGCACACTCAAACTgatattttctttctttctgaaaagGCTGTTATGTTATGAGTGATTTTCTTAGTCAGCAAGAAGATTGTTATTGGAGAGATTTTGATGAAAAACAATGCTTCTTGCTCTTTCTGTCTCCTGAATTCCATGCTTTTTGACTTCACCATTTATGTGGGACAATTCGTTGTGGTAGAATTTTGACATCTTTGCCCCTTGCAATACAGGACTGTGGCACTCATAAAGTCTGACAAAGACAATCGATATGGATTGGATTCTGTTGTGACCCATGACGGCACAAAGATGGCATGCTGGGCTCTACCCGAGCTTTCAACTTTCCAAGATAAACTAGGGAGAGAGGCTTATGATAAGGTGTGTCAAACACTTTCAGCCTTCAATTTGGTTAATCATGCTGTGCACTGTGAATTACTACTGCCATGCAAATATTCTAGTGGTTTGAATGGATGCTTCAAACATCACTCTGCTATTGTTTGGTAGCCTTATTTCTCGCGCAATTTATCGTTTCTtgcacaaaaattatacctttaCAGTGCTTTCTCAACAAGGTAGAAAAGAGAGTGATCTAGATTGTTGCTATCTGTGCTTGTGCTAGCAGTGAATTCATAAAAGTAAATGTGCCATCAAGCATTATTTGAAAAGGAGATCTGTATGTCTATGCAAAATGCTATAATTTGGACCTGCCCAGATGGAAAAGTTTAATATTGGAGTGGTAGTTGTATGATCTTGGGGTGCGTTTGGTTGGATGCCACTATAATGCACAGTTAAGTTAGCGAGCTTTTACTTTGTTATGCTAATGTCTAGTTCTCCGAACTTGTCATGTTTCACCTCGTTTGACATATAACCCACATTTCAAGGTCAATTTATTTTGTCACACTGAGGAAGGTGAATCCACCCAGTCTGTGGCTACGAAAGTTGCTTTTGGTCTTGGCCTGAAATAGTAGTACTGCTCCTGTTTTCCATTTAGCTGAGATTTGTGAATAAAGAAGTGAACATTGAGTAATTGTGGCAAGGTAGCTGACTGGAAAACTTGCTGCGTCCAATCAAAATATGTTATGGTTGACTTTTCATGGTTGCTGGTAGCCATTTGTTTTTCAATAATATATTTGCAAGCCTGTAGAAATTGCCAAATGTACTTGTGTTTATTTGAACAGTCTATGCCTGAGAAGCCATTACTGATCAAACAACAAAAAATTCGATCTACAAGCATCCTATGTTGAAAATTGACGAGCTTGTATTCAGAGGACCTAGTTTTGTCACATGATAGCAGGAGGCAGTTGTCATGCTTAGTGTTCATCTACTTACCTGATTTAGTAAATTGTCAATGATATGGATTGACTAGCTAATCTGTTATTCAGCCATTCTTAAAAAAAATCTGTTTGTGTGCGAACTTTCTTTTATCTGGTTATCATCACAACTTATCGTACAGTTGCTACGTGAGATGGTACCACCTCCTATCTGTACCGTTGCTGTGGGAATTGGCCTGGAAGCTTTAGCCAGCCAACGCTGGTTGAGATAAGAGCTGTTAGTTTTTTCATGTCATTGTGTAGCATGGTGGTATTGAAGCTGTTGGATTTGGTTGTCTGTAAGAATCTCATCAAAATTTGCTGCTACAGGTAGATGTCATAGGTATCGATGAAGCCCAGTTCTTCGATGATCTTCATGATTTTTgcagcaaagctgctgatcatgaTGGAAAAATCGTTGTGGTTGCAGGGCTAGATGGTGATTACAAAAGGTACTTGCTGAATGATTTATCTCGTAAAACTTATTTAGTTTCCCTATGACTTGGCCATTTGCTGAATCTCTGTACATCCCCTAAAAGGCTGTTAAATAGATAAAATCATCCAAATGGTCCATATTTCATTCAGAAGGTATTGCAATTTTTCTTATCATGCCTACTGTTTGATGATTGAGTTGTTTCACAGgaacaagtttggctcagtact
This DNA window, taken from Triticum aestivum cultivar Chinese Spring chromosome 1D, IWGSC CS RefSeq v2.1, whole genome shotgun sequence, encodes the following:
- the LOC123182942 gene encoding thymidine kinase; translated protein: MRSISSAMRSLLLSGPSSPAFLPRATALCPLLSLPFRPDLSRPRPLAPPARSLSKKAAPTAAAARTRLDGRVPAMEAREAQSGEIHVIVGPMFAGKTTALLRRVQAEAGTGRTVALIKSDKDNRYGLDSVVTHDGTKMACWALPELSTFQDKLGREAYDKVDVIGIDEAQFFDDLHDFCSKAADHDGKIVVVAGLDGDYKRNKFGSVLDIIPLANSVTKLTARCELCDRRASFTLRKTQETRTELIGGADVYMPVCRQHYLDGQIVIEATRIVMDIERSTEVARC